The Geotalea uraniireducens Rf4 genome window below encodes:
- a CDS encoding DUF1697 domain-containing protein, whose protein sequence is MKIYIALFRGINVGGNNILPMKELVTLLESLGLQQVKTYIQSGNAVFRSTADNILRLADTIRSEIKRRHGFEPCVLLMEITEMEKAMAANPFPEAVTEPNTLHLNFLSSIPVNPDLKGLEKLRSENERYELKDKVFYLHAPDGIGRSKLGANAEKLLGVLMTGRNWRTVSKILALAKENF, encoded by the coding sequence ATGAAGATATACATAGCACTGTTCAGGGGGATCAACGTCGGAGGAAACAATATCCTGCCGATGAAGGAACTCGTAACTCTTCTTGAAAGTCTTGGTCTCCAACAGGTCAAAACCTATATCCAAAGCGGCAATGCGGTCTTTCGGAGCACAGCAGACAACATTTTGCGGCTTGCAGACACCATCCGCTCCGAGATCAAAAGACGCCACGGTTTTGAACCCTGCGTACTCCTGATGGAAATAACGGAAATGGAAAAAGCGATGGCAGCGAACCCGTTCCCTGAAGCTGTAACCGAACCCAATACGCTGCACCTGAATTTTTTGAGCTCTATACCTGTAAACCCTGATCTTAAAGGGCTTGAGAAACTAAGGAGCGAAAACGAACGATACGAACTGAAAGACAAAGTTTTCTACCTGCATGCTCCTGACGGCATCGGCAGGTCCAAACTGGGCGCAAATGCCGAAAAATTGCTGGGTGTCCTGATGACGGGTCGAAACTGGCGGACCGTGAGCAAAATCTTGGCGTTAGCGAAAGAAAATTTTTAA
- a CDS encoding aldo/keto reductase, with product MEQRKLGTQGLVVSAQGLGCMGMSEFYGQSDEAESIATINRAIDLGVTLLDTADMYGPFTNEELLGRAIRGRRSQVVLATKFGILRTSDPTSRGVCGRPDYVLTSCDSSLKRLGVDHIDLYYQHRVDPDVPIEETMGAMADLVTAGKVRYLGLSEAKPAIIRRAHAVHPVTALQSEYSLWTRDPEDEVLPTLRELGIGLVAYSPLGRGFLTGQIKSFDDFAADDYRRNSPRFQGENFTKNLELVERVRAIAARKEITAGQLALAWVLAQGNDIVPIPGTKRRKYLEENIAATTVSISESELAEIDAALPKGVASGDRYPAAMMGLLNR from the coding sequence ATGGAGCAGAGAAAACTTGGAACGCAGGGACTGGTTGTTTCGGCCCAGGGATTGGGCTGCATGGGGATGTCCGAATTTTACGGCCAGTCGGACGAAGCAGAATCGATTGCTACCATCAACCGCGCCATTGATTTGGGGGTAACTCTTCTTGACACTGCTGATATGTACGGCCCGTTTACCAATGAGGAACTGTTGGGCAGAGCGATCAGGGGCCGCCGGAGTCAAGTGGTGCTGGCCACCAAGTTCGGCATTCTCCGCACCAGCGACCCCACATCCCGCGGCGTCTGCGGTCGCCCCGACTATGTGCTGACCTCCTGCGATTCCTCGCTGAAACGGCTCGGTGTCGATCATATCGACCTCTACTACCAGCACCGTGTCGATCCCGATGTACCGATCGAAGAGACCATGGGTGCCATGGCCGACTTGGTCACGGCCGGCAAGGTTCGCTATCTCGGTTTATCAGAGGCGAAACCGGCCATTATCCGCCGTGCCCACGCCGTGCATCCGGTCACGGCCCTGCAAAGCGAGTACTCGCTTTGGACCCGCGATCCGGAAGACGAGGTGCTGCCGACCCTGCGGGAGCTGGGAATCGGCCTTGTGGCTTACAGCCCACTGGGGCGCGGTTTCCTGACCGGACAGATAAAGAGTTTCGACGACTTTGCAGCAGACGACTACCGCCGCAACTCGCCCCGCTTTCAGGGAGAGAATTTTACGAAGAACCTGGAGTTGGTGGAGCGGGTCAGGGCCATTGCAGCACGGAAAGAGATCACCGCCGGACAGTTGGCCCTGGCCTGGGTGCTGGCCCAAGGGAACGACATAGTGCCGATACCGGGGACCAAGCGGAGAAAATACCTGGAAGAAAATATTGCCGCAACAACGGTGAGCATCAGCGAGTCCGAGCTGGCGGAGATCGATGCAGCATTGCCAAAAGGAGTGGCCAGCGGAGACCGTTATCCGGCGGCCATGATGGGGTTGCTCAATCGATAA
- a CDS encoding MarR family winged helix-turn-helix transcriptional regulator, which yields MFDIVDLPDSSTIAKLAQRYPMLEIPALETWLTLMRVSGDCQNDLDQFLARHNLSQRKFFVLILLMRNPYGLKVSQLAAGTGVSCPTMTGVVDGLLNAGLVTRETDEQDRRIFVVTITTVGQELLDQVLPQHYQRVSRIMSMLDEAERTQLNGLLAKIRAGLDTARTADAEGD from the coding sequence ATGTTTGATATCGTAGATCTGCCTGATAGCAGCACCATTGCCAAGCTGGCACAGCGCTACCCCATGCTTGAGATCCCGGCGTTGGAGACATGGCTGACCCTGATGCGGGTTTCCGGCGACTGCCAGAATGATCTGGACCAGTTTCTAGCCCGCCACAATCTCTCCCAGCGCAAGTTCTTTGTGCTGATCCTGCTGATGCGCAACCCGTACGGGCTGAAGGTATCGCAACTCGCCGCGGGGACCGGCGTCTCCTGTCCCACCATGACCGGCGTGGTGGACGGCCTGCTCAATGCCGGGCTGGTGACGCGGGAAACGGACGAGCAGGACCGGCGAATTTTTGTGGTGACCATCACCACTGTCGGACAAGAGCTGCTGGATCAGGTTTTGCCACAGCACTACCAGAGGGTTAGCCGGATTATGTCCATGCTTGACGAAGCGGAACGGACACAGTTGAACGGGCTTTTGGCCAAGATTCGCGCCGGGCTGGACACAGCCCGCACCGCAGACGCAGAAGGAGATTGA
- a CDS encoding DJ-1/PfpI family protein, which yields MALKTAFLIFDGVAELDFVAPKDVFFASRHLGHPDDEVYTVSATEGAVTCLGGLKVIPDYTFATAPRPDILFVPGTADPTPQVKNSQLLEWVKSTSAGCLWTAGVCTGTAILLASGVALGKRVTTHWGAIEEVRRMGGATVLEGVRYVADGNLVTSAGVTAGIDQALWLVGQLYGASHAREVQHLLDYHPAPPYAAEV from the coding sequence ATGGCACTGAAAACAGCATTTCTAATATTTGACGGAGTAGCCGAACTCGATTTTGTCGCCCCCAAAGACGTATTTTTTGCCTCTCGACACCTAGGTCATCCTGACGACGAAGTCTACACGGTCAGCGCTACGGAGGGGGCAGTTACCTGCTTAGGCGGTCTCAAGGTGATTCCTGACTACACCTTTGCCACAGCTCCCCGCCCGGACATCCTGTTTGTCCCCGGCACCGCCGATCCGACTCCCCAGGTAAAAAACAGTCAGCTGCTGGAATGGGTGAAGAGCACGAGTGCCGGCTGCCTATGGACCGCCGGTGTCTGTACCGGAACCGCCATTCTGCTGGCATCCGGCGTTGCCCTGGGGAAACGGGTGACGACCCACTGGGGAGCGATTGAAGAGGTGCGCCGGATGGGCGGCGCTACTGTACTGGAAGGGGTACGCTACGTGGCCGACGGCAATCTTGTCACCAGCGCCGGGGTTACCGCCGGGATCGACCAGGCCCTTTGGCTAGTGGGCCAGCTCTACGGCGCTTCCCATGCCCGTGAGGTGCAGCACCTCCTCGACTATCACCCGGCGCCTCCCTACGCCGCGGAAGTCTGA
- a CDS encoding GlxA family transcriptional regulator, with amino-acid sequence MKRASHKHNGNETPRLVSMVAFNGADILDITGPLDVFTIANALLLESGRETPAYLTEIVAEEKDAVVVTASGVRLLADTSWSSCSETDTLLVAGGPMAEDVSEALVDWIRQIAPHTRRLGSICTGAFVLARAGLLDGRRATTHWRMAEEFRQRFPQIGIDADSIYIKDGSIYTSAGITAGIDLALALVEEDFGRLLALNVARMMVLYFKRPGGQSQFSTSLFAQYCEGGTLAPTVQWIRENYRSDLTNESLAAHAAMSLRNFARVFKRETGIAPARFIEKIRLEAAVKLLEETRHALETIARECGFQSGEHFRLAFVRCFKITPGEYRDRFWTGTD; translated from the coding sequence ATGAAACGAGCTTCCCACAAACATAACGGCAACGAGACGCCAAGACTTGTGTCGATGGTCGCCTTTAATGGCGCCGACATACTTGATATTACGGGGCCACTGGATGTTTTTACGATTGCCAATGCTCTTCTTCTGGAGAGCGGCAGAGAAACACCCGCCTACCTGACCGAGATCGTGGCCGAGGAGAAAGATGCCGTAGTTGTCACGGCGTCTGGTGTCAGGCTCTTGGCTGATACCTCATGGTCTTCCTGTTCAGAGACGGATACTCTCCTTGTGGCTGGCGGTCCAATGGCAGAGGATGTTTCGGAAGCTCTGGTGGACTGGATTCGTCAGATTGCTCCGCATACTCGACGATTGGGGTCGATATGTACCGGGGCCTTCGTGCTTGCCAGGGCGGGGTTATTGGATGGACGGCGGGCGACAACCCATTGGCGCATGGCCGAAGAGTTTCGGCAGCGGTTTCCGCAGATCGGCATCGATGCCGATTCCATCTATATCAAGGATGGTTCAATCTATACCTCGGCGGGAATAACCGCGGGGATCGACCTTGCGTTGGCATTGGTGGAGGAAGATTTCGGCCGCTTGCTGGCGTTGAATGTCGCGCGGATGATGGTGTTGTATTTCAAACGACCTGGCGGACAGTCCCAGTTCAGCACAAGCCTCTTTGCCCAGTACTGCGAGGGTGGAACACTGGCGCCGACAGTACAATGGATACGCGAAAATTACCGGAGTGACCTGACCAATGAATCTCTGGCCGCACATGCGGCTATGAGTCTGCGGAATTTTGCACGGGTCTTCAAGCGGGAAACCGGAATTGCACCGGCCCGCTTCATTGAAAAAATTCGCCTTGAAGCAGCCGTGAAGTTGCTTGAGGAAACTCGTCATGCACTGGAAACCATCGCCCGGGAGTGCGGTTTTCAGTCAGGCGAACACTTTCGGCTGGCCTTTGTGCGCTGCTTCAAGATCACCCCCGGTGAATACCGGGACCGGTTCTGGACAGGAACCGACTAA
- a CDS encoding DJ-1/PfpI family protein yields MQERKKVGILIFDDVEVLDYCGPYEVFCSVRLNEERRREEPSPFHVLLVAEKADAIRTSGGMRVLPDVTTADCPPLDILLVPGGWGTRREINNERLLAWIAERAREVKTLTSVCTGSMLLGKAGLLAGRHATTHWKSLGWMRESFPDVMVEERLHVVRDGNLFTSAGISAGIDLALLVTAEYYGEEIARSTARHMEYPYPESLERRI; encoded by the coding sequence ATGCAGGAGCGAAAAAAGGTCGGCATACTGATCTTCGACGATGTGGAAGTGCTGGACTACTGCGGCCCCTACGAGGTCTTCTGCTCGGTGCGGCTGAACGAGGAGCGGCGCAGGGAGGAACCGTCCCCATTCCATGTCCTGCTGGTGGCGGAAAAGGCCGACGCTATCAGGACCAGCGGGGGGATGCGGGTGCTGCCGGATGTGACCACTGCGGACTGCCCGCCGCTGGACATCCTGCTGGTGCCGGGCGGCTGGGGTACGCGGCGAGAGATCAACAACGAGCGGCTTCTGGCCTGGATCGCAGAAAGGGCCAGGGAGGTGAAAACCCTCACCTCGGTCTGCACCGGCTCCATGCTGCTGGGCAAGGCCGGACTGCTGGCCGGGCGGCATGCCACGACCCACTGGAAGTCGCTTGGCTGGATGCGGGAATCGTTCCCGGATGTAATGGTGGAGGAGCGGCTGCACGTGGTACGGGACGGGAATCTGTTCACCTCGGCCGGCATCTCGGCCGGCATCGACCTGGCGCTTTTGGTGACCGCGGAATACTACGGCGAGGAGATCGCCCGCTCGACCGCACGACACATGGAGTACCCCTATCCCGAGAGCCTGGAGAGGCGGATCTGA
- a CDS encoding metalloregulator ArsR/SmtB family transcription factor produces the protein MKTDQSIAIMKALADQSRLAIVNSLLESSQYVEEIARRHALAPSTVSFHLKKLEQAGLVSSRKEQYYVVIEANDAIFDTTLREIVSAPTIGKELQDGRMEEFRRKVLESFFRHGRLEKLPAQHKKRLIVLEQFTARFEPERRYSEQEVTGLIIPLFDDYCTIRRLLVDESLIRREGATYWRKKKAGDQAGQQALPSQNGKGSENVTNRAEIKRDYKQNSPEMGVYQIRNKANGRIYVGSSKNLDGTRNSRLFQLRMGKIVFNRELQKDLNQYGADSFEFSVLAVLDKPEPGDTIEQSLDALELHWLEKLQPFGERGYNSEKGYQRSVERLQNQSGVDLA, from the coding sequence ATGAAAACCGATCAGAGCATTGCCATCATGAAGGCCCTTGCGGATCAGTCGCGGCTGGCAATTGTCAACTCCCTTCTGGAGAGCTCCCAATATGTGGAGGAGATCGCCAGACGCCACGCCCTTGCCCCTTCGACCGTCTCTTTCCACCTGAAAAAGCTGGAACAGGCGGGTCTCGTCAGCAGCCGCAAGGAGCAGTACTACGTTGTCATCGAGGCAAACGACGCCATATTCGACACCACGTTGCGGGAGATCGTTTCGGCCCCCACTATCGGCAAGGAGCTACAGGACGGGCGAATGGAGGAGTTCCGGCGCAAGGTGCTGGAGTCGTTCTTCCGCCACGGCAGGCTGGAGAAGTTGCCTGCGCAGCACAAAAAGCGGCTCATCGTGCTGGAACAGTTTACCGCACGCTTTGAGCCGGAGCGCCGCTACAGCGAGCAGGAGGTAACCGGGCTCATCATCCCGCTTTTCGACGACTACTGCACCATCCGCCGCCTGCTGGTGGATGAGAGTCTGATCCGCAGGGAAGGTGCAACTTACTGGCGGAAGAAAAAAGCCGGCGATCAGGCAGGGCAACAGGCTTTGCCGTCGCAGAACGGGAAAGGTTCGGAGAACGTGACCAACCGCGCGGAAATCAAACGGGACTATAAGCAGAACTCCCCCGAGATGGGGGTATACCAGATCAGGAACAAGGCAAACGGAAGAATCTATGTCGGCAGCAGCAAAAATCTTGACGGGACTCGCAACAGCAGGCTGTTTCAGTTACGGATGGGGAAGATCGTCTTCAACAGGGAGCTGCAAAAGGATCTGAACCAATACGGTGCGGACAGTTTCGAGTTTTCCGTGCTTGCCGTTCTGGACAAACCGGAGCCGGGAGATACTATCGAGCAGTCTTTGGACGCACTGGAGCTGCATTGGCTGGAGAAGCTGCAGCCGTTCGGCGAACGCGGCTACAACAGTGAAAAAGGGTATCAGCGAAGCGTGGAACGGCTACAAAATCAAAGCGGGGTCGATCTTGCCTAA
- the ercA gene encoding alcohol dehydrogenase-like regulatory protein ErcA: MMEPNEFELRKFVAPEFIFGIDARKLAGRYAKNFGARKVLVVTDPGVTAAGWADDVSAYLREEGLEYAVYSSVTSNPKADEVNAGAELYRRERCNAIVAVGGGSPMDCAKGIGIVSSNKKNVTEFEGVDKVEFPSPPLICIPTTAGSSADVSQFAIITDTRRKAKIAIISKMVVPDVALIDPVTTTTMPPELTACTATDALCHAIEAFVSTAHSPITDVHALQAIRLITRNLLPTLKEPDNIVLRGRMMLASLEAGLAFSNASLGAVHALAHSLGGLLDCPHGECNAILLPYVIDFNFDTVPDRYREIGRMMGLEVSGMAPAQVRSAITSAINRMNEATGISYTLSQLGVKESDIPELAEKAINDACIFTNPRQPTRQDIEAIYEKAL; the protein is encoded by the coding sequence ATGATGGAACCGAATGAGTTTGAATTGCGTAAATTCGTCGCTCCCGAATTTATCTTCGGTATCGATGCCCGGAAATTGGCCGGCCGCTATGCGAAAAACTTCGGCGCCCGCAAGGTGCTGGTGGTGACCGACCCGGGAGTGACTGCGGCCGGATGGGCGGACGACGTCTCAGCTTACCTGAGGGAAGAAGGTCTGGAATATGCCGTCTATTCTTCGGTCACCAGCAATCCCAAGGCAGATGAAGTCAATGCCGGGGCAGAACTGTATCGACGGGAAAGGTGCAACGCCATTGTCGCGGTCGGGGGAGGCAGTCCGATGGATTGCGCCAAGGGGATCGGCATTGTCAGTTCCAACAAGAAGAATGTCACCGAATTCGAGGGGGTGGACAAGGTGGAATTTCCCAGTCCGCCATTGATCTGCATTCCTACCACTGCCGGCTCTTCCGCTGACGTTTCCCAGTTCGCCATCATCACGGATACCCGAAGAAAGGCAAAAATTGCCATCATCAGCAAGATGGTCGTCCCCGATGTCGCCCTGATCGATCCGGTGACCACTACCACAATGCCCCCGGAGCTTACGGCCTGTACGGCAACTGATGCCCTCTGCCATGCCATCGAAGCGTTTGTCTCCACGGCCCATTCGCCGATCACCGACGTGCACGCTTTACAGGCGATACGCCTCATTACGAGGAATCTGCTGCCGACGCTAAAAGAGCCGGACAACATTGTGCTGCGCGGCAGGATGATGCTGGCAAGCCTGGAGGCGGGACTGGCATTTTCCAATGCCAGCCTGGGAGCAGTTCATGCGCTGGCACACAGCCTGGGCGGACTCCTGGACTGCCCCCACGGCGAATGCAATGCAATTCTTCTTCCTTACGTCATTGACTTCAACTTCGATACTGTCCCGGACCGTTACCGGGAGATCGGGAGAATGATGGGGCTGGAGGTGAGCGGCATGGCGCCGGCCCAGGTAAGATCGGCCATCACATCTGCAATCAATCGCATGAATGAGGCCACTGGAATTTCCTACACCCTCAGCCAGTTGGGTGTTAAAGAAAGCGACATCCCCGAACTTGCCGAAAAAGCGATCAACGACGCGTGCATCTTCACCAATCCGCGCCAGCCGACACGGCAGGATATCGAGGCCATCTATGAAAAAGCCCTCTGA